In Microcoleus sp. FACHB-672, the genomic stretch CAATAACTGATCGATTTTCCCATTTATCATCCACTACCAGAATTTTTCGTTTTTTGCCGGCGAAGCTAATAATTTTTCCTTCTTCAGCTACTTTGGCTGTCTCTGTCCAGTTTGTAAGAGCCGGCAAATCTAAATCTATCCAAAAAACGCTTCCCTTCCCCAGCTCACTTTGGACTTGAATGCTACTGTCCATCATCTGAACAATCTTTTGGCTAATTGCTAAACCCAAGCCGGTGCCTTCTGCTTGCTTTTTGGTGTCCCCCACTTGTTCAAAAGGCAAAAATATATTTTCTAATTGCTCTGGACTCATGCCAAGGCCGGTGTCGGTAATTTGAAAACGAATTTTATAATTTGTTTTTTGTTTTTTATTATCTTCTAATAAATCAGGCGTTTTGTTTTCTGAATCGATAACTGAGGGGTAACGCTCAATAACACTAACTTGAAAATTCACTCCCCCTATATTTGTAAACTTGATAGCATTGCCCAGTAAGTTAATTAAAACTTGTCGTAACCGTTTTTCATCAGCGTGGATGGCAGTTGGCAGTGTGGTTGTAGGTTGATAAACAAAGGCAATCTCTTTTTGTTCAGCTCTGATCCGGCAAATTTCTTCCACTCCTTGTAAGAAGGACGGAAAATGGAAATCGCTGTTGTCCAGTTCCATTTTCCGCGCTTCAATTTTCGACAAGTCTAAAATGTCATTGATCAGGGTGAGTAAGTGTGAACCGCACTGATAAATAATATCTACGCCATCGCGTTGTTTGCCTGTTAAATTTTTACTGCGTTGGAGAATTTGAGCATAACCCAAAATGCCGTTGAGAGGCGTTCGCAATTCGTGGCTCATATTAGCCAAAAACTCACTTTTTGCTCGGTTTGCAGCATCCGCAGCTTCTTTTTTTAGTTCCAATGAGCCATAAGATTCCGTAAGCGTTACCGCCATTTGGTTGAAGGCATTCGCTAGCTGTTCAACCTCATCTTTTGTCTGAATATCTAAGCGATAATCTAAATTGCCGGTGCCAATTTGTGCTGCTCCTAGTTGAAGCTGTTGAATTGAACGAATAACCGGCAGTAATATCAATACTAGCTGAGCGATAAAAATTAAAAGAATAATTACAATAATAATTTGTCTTCGGGAGCGAGTTGTTTGCTTGAATTGGTCGAATTCTTCCTCTTCTAGAGCATCTTGTTCTAGAAGCTGATCAGCTAAGAAATCTAAATATAGGTTAATATCTTTTTCAAAAGAATTGATCGTTCTAAAGTCCTGCTGTGATTGAGTGAGGCCAAGCGGTTTTTCAGAAGGCGGTCTCTCGATAAGTCCGTTAGCTAAATCTAAGAGAAACTTGTGCCGGCGGCGAACCAGTTGCACTTCTGAAGCGGCCTGGGGCATTATATTTTCTAGTTTATCCAGTGCTTTTGTGAATTCAGACAAAGCTTGCTTGTATGCCCCCACGTTCGCAGCATCACGGCTCAAGAGAATCAGATCCTTGAGCGCCTTTACTTGGTCACTCAAAGATGCGTTGAGCTGAAGAATCGCATTTAAAGCTTGAGTGGTTCTTGCTCGGCTTGCTTGTGCGCTTTCTTCGGCTTGTCTAATGAAAATATCACCACCAATTAACAAAAAAGCAACCAGGCTGACTACAATTGCCGAAGAACCAATACACTTAGTTGTTATTTTCATCTTTCACTTAATTTCACTTCGTGTTAATGCGCTTTTGGAGCTTTCGGATAATGTCGTAGTCAGAATCCTCTACAGACGTGTATCCAGCACCCACAGCCCCGGTAGGATCTACAAGTCCATCTGGGGCGTCGATAAGTGCCTTTTTTAAAGTATTTTTTAATTCAGGTGAAAGCTTACTAGAAGCTACTATTGGCAAGCTAGGAATTGGGGTGGATTCCCAAATAATTTTGTACTTTTCAGGATCGAAGCTTCCTTCTTTTTGTTGTTCCGTGTATGACTGCCTATCCTCGGCAATCGCATCCACTTTCCCCTCTAGAAGCATCGCTTTTGCCTTGTCATGGCTACCCGCAAAAATGACTTCAGCAAACTCGCCTTCGGGATCAATACCATTGTCTAGGAAGTGAGCCATTGGTACAATATAGCCTGATGTTGATAATTTGTTCACAAAGGCAAATCGTTTGCCTTTCAAATCTGCAATAGTTTTAATTCCCTGAGCGCTGTTAGCAATAATTACGGCTGTGTACCAAGGTCGTCCTGTGTGTTTGTTAATAGGAGCGGCAAGTGGCTCAACATTGGGATCGCGAAGACGCGCCTCGATATATGTGCTTGCACCGAGGTAGGCGAGTTCAACTTTTCCCTCTACGAGTAAATCAACCGCTGTTTTGTAATTTGGCGCTATTTGAAATTTGAATGGCCGGTTAAGTTTTTGTGTGAGGTAGTCAGTCAAGGGCTTTAATTTCTCTTCCTGTTCTACGGAAACCTGCCAGGGAATGAGTGCCATATTGATGGTTGCCAGTTCATTCTCAGCCTGGATGGCTGTTTCCTGAACGCTGCTTTTTGAACGTTGGGTTTCGGCTAACTTGGATGTTGTGCATCCTGTGAGAAATAATAATGAGTAACTGACAAAATTACGTCGTTTCATTTATTTGTACAGCCTGTCTGTAATTGATGGTTTACACTTAATAAGGTTTTATGAAAAAGTCGTTAAAATTTATTAAGTTTTAGGTTGCATTTATAGAGTTTGAACAAGAGTTGGCCTGGTGCATCCCACATTTGCAAAAATATTAGGAGTGGGAGCATCTTGCTCCTTGAGATGACAGACAGCGGGCAAATTGACCAAAATGGGATGCACCTTGCGCTTGTAAAGTTTTGTTTCTCAAACGAACCTACGTTAGGGCTTTAGTTTAATTAGCTTGACTTGATGATCACAAAGGGCTACAGTTGATTAACTGCTAAAACTATTCAATTATAATAAATAACGCAGTCTCAATCAGCGGTAAATATACTTAGAATAATATCATTTACCCACCTCTTAATTCAAGCTTAAATAAAACTTAATACTATGACATAAGCTTAAATACTCTTTATGAAAAATAGAATTATTTAAACATCTACAACTTTTTCATCAATTCTTTTATCAGCATCGGCTTGAGAAAAAAAATTAGCAAAAAATGATTTAAAGTTATAGTAATGAGTCATTCGTAACAATTTAGCTTTAATCTAATAAGTTTTATCTGAGTAACTCTATCGAACCCTTGGCAAGTAAGATTGCCGAGAACAAAAGTTTAAACTACTCAGCGAGATTGCTTGGAAGTATCCCACTTTTGGAAAAAGATTAATTGTTTGTGGAGGTTTGTGGAGCCGGCGTCTTATCTGCTTGGTTTGCCGGCATAAGGGTGATAGCTCCTGTCGCCTATCCCACTGTCTTACAAGAAATCGATTTGCAAAATAGAGAAGCTACCGATTCCTTGTCAAGTTTTTCTATCTATAAAATATGAGAATTGATTTTAAAATTTCTCTACTTTTCAAAATGTTCACAGTGAGCCATTACTTGGGATTTTATCGTTTGTCATCTATTCCTGACAATCTTACCAAAGCGAGGCGCGACAAATGAATTAAAAGTTATTGCGACTTTTACCCCAGCATCTCTGCCGGCAAGGAGTTCAGGGCGTATAATGCGTGCCTAAGCAAGGAAAAATTTAGGCAATTGCATCGCAAGTAATCAGGGATTAGCACTGAGGTAAAACCCTATATTTTAAGTAACTCTAACAGATTTTCAGCAGATTCACTTAAAACATTTTGCTAAATTTCAGCGAAGGACCGCTCAGCTCGATCTCTCTTAATAACTCTTCAGTTTTGCCACTTGCGCTCAATAAATTCTCTATGTATAATCGAAGATCTGGTTTTAAAAGTCGCCAAAAAAGCTGTCAATCCTACCACAGCTAATCTTCAACCGAAGAGGCAGCTTTGAACGAGAGCGCGATTTAAAGGCAAGTAAAGAAAATTTTCTTAAATCCGTGTCTTAATCCAAAAATCGTGTTATGTTAACCTAGTATTAACCACAAGCTTAACCTGCTGTTTCCCTGAAATCCGTAGCCGGTGGCGTCGCACATAACAAGCGCCATGATTCGGATAGAGAGGGGGGGGTAAGCCGCCAGTCGAGGATGTCTCCTAGAACTTAGTACAGACAGACTTGCAACAACGGTAATTCCAGTATGGGGAGGCTGCTTTCATCTCTTAATCTCTAGCCTGGGGTAAGGGGGGGCAACTCTTAATGTCACACGTATCTGTGCTGGTGTCACACGCCACAAACACTTCAAAATATTTCGGTTACTTTTTGCGCCGCAGCATTGGGATAAGCGTTGTGCGTATGAAGCGTTGATGGGATAGGAGGCGCAAAAGCCCTCCCATAATGCAACGCTCGTGCTGAAAAGTTGTACAAACGCCAGAAATGGGCACGTTTGTATAGGGAACGAAATCGGAGACAATTGAATGACTGAATTAAATGTGCAATGCCCGCAAACGGGGCTACAAATTGTGCACGCAATTCCAGGGCGCTTGCGGCTTCGTGCTGTAGGTAGCGCATCGGAGTCGGCACTTGAAACGGTAGCGCAACGGCTGCGGCAACAAGAAGGAATATACAAAGTTAATATCAATCTGCAAACGGGGAGTTTACTCGCCACTTTTGACGAGAATCGGCTGCCGTTGCAACAATTGCTGGGGATGCTAAAGCAAAAAGGCGTTTCAGTGGCTCCTTCCCCATCGGAAGACTTGCCCCTGCCGGAACTCTGGGAGCCAGTCTCAGCCGCTCTTTCAGCCACACAACTGGATTCTGCGATCCCGTTAATCGTGGGGATGTTAATCACGCAACGCTTGGGAATCCAAGGTTTGCCGGCAATTCCTTTGTATCTGATCGCTGCCGGCACAACCCGTCAGGTGATTGATGAACAGGGGATCACAGGATTGATCCAGCAACCACTCATCGCTGAGTCTTCCACCCAAAATCCAACCTCAGAAATTCAACACCGGCTCGTTCATGCAGTTCCAGGACGGTTGCGCTTTCACGTTCCCCGGCTGGCGGATGATGCTGTTTACACTCGGCGGATCGAGCGCTTGATTGAATCGGCTGCCGGTGTCACCGGCGTGCGGGTGAATCAGACAACAGCATCACTGATTGTGAGCTACAAAGCCGGCTCGGTATCTCTTTTGCAAATGCAATCGCGTCTAGAAGCGCTGATTGAGCAAGCAAAGGTTGCGGGATTGCCGAAGATTCCCCAACCGGCAGAAGACAGCACCTCTGTCCCAGAGCCGGCATCGGAAATGGCGAATGCTGCTGTGCCTTATAACGGGCGAGTTCAGCACTCCCCCCAGCCGGCACCCGAACCGGCACTCGCAGTGTCAAACGGGCGAGTTCAAACATTACCGCCCCGCTCAATGGCAGTTAGTCCTGTCTCCGTGAAAATACTTAAAAAATTAGTATTAACGGATACATCAGCGACACGTAAAAAACCTAGTTTTTGGGATAGCTACAAGCCGCCGGCGCTCAAAGCCTCCCTTGCCTTCTTGGCTAATCTTTACTAAAAAAAAGATTACTCACTAGGAAATACGAGGCGCTTTCAAGTTTTAACCTTACGGAGGATTGAGGCTAGTAAGGTTAAAGCTAAATTAAAAAGCCTAAAGTATAAATTTTTACTCTTTATACGAAAGCTCTAAGATTCAGCGTCCAACCTTCACCCCCCAAACCGCACACCTTAGATGGAGTTGCATGAGATAGAGAAATGACACAAGCAATGGTAAAACTGGCACCGCAGGCAAACACAATATCCAGGGTGATATCTGCGGCTGAGAATGAGAAATCTGCTCTAGTGAACGGAAATAACCACGCAAAAATCGGCCATTCCGTAAAAACTAATGGCCATAAAAAATCTGAGCTACTTGGGGTAGCTTGCAGCGTGGTTCACGCGGTTCCGGGACGGTTGCGGTTTCGGGTGCCTCGGCTGATTAACGATCCCGAATACGCGCATCGTCTGGAAGTATTGGCTTCGTCTGCTGCCGGCGTCACCAGTGTCCGCATCAAGCCCTCAGCGGCTTCTGTTGCGATCTCATACAACCCGCAGGGGATTTCAGAAGCGAAGATGCGCTCTGCACTGGTCAACTTGATTCAGCAGGCTAGCACCGCGATTTTACCACAAGAATTATCAAAAACCTCGAAGCACGAACCAGAGAAAGCCGAGAGTAGCTCCTGGTCTGGACTGAAGCTGCCGGTGTTGGCAACCACCTTAGCGATATTGGGTGGCCCATTCGGCTTACCGATTCCCGCCGTGTTGGTGGGTAGCACGATCGCGATGACAAGTCTGCCGGTGGCGAAACGGGCTTGGGACAGCGTCCGCAACGACCGCAAACTGAATATTGACTTCCTCGATTTCTCAGCGATTGCGATCACTACGCTTCAGGGTCACTTCATGGCCCCGTCACTGATGTTGTGTCTGATTGAAGCGGGAGATGCGATTCGGGAACGCACCGCACGCTCATCTGAACGACAAACGCTGGATTTACTCGATTCCCTCGCTGATTTTGTCTGGGTTGAGCGCGATGGCGAAAAAGTGGAAGTTTCGATCCACGACGTGCAGCGCGGCGATACGGTAATCGTTTATCCCGGCGAACAAGTGCCGGTGGATGGACGGGTGCTGCGCGGCAAAGCCACGATTGACCAGCAAAAACTGACTGGCGAGTCGATGCCGGTGATTAAAGAACCGGGACAAGAAGTGTACGCGTCTACCCTGGTGCGCGAAGGACAAATTTACGTTGTCGCAGAACGAGTCGGAAGTGATACCCGTGCCGGCCAGAGCATTAAGTTAATGCAAGATGCGCCGGTGCACGATACCCGGATTGAAAACTACGCCGCCAAAATTGCAGATCGGGCAGTTTTGCCAACGATCCTGCTGGCCGGCATTGTGTTTGGCGCAACCCGCAACCTCGCACGCGCCGCCGCCGTTCTCACCCTCGACTTTGCTACCGGCATTCGCGTTTCGGTTCCCACAACCGTTCTCGCTGCACTCACCTCTGCAGCGCGGCGGGGCATCCTGATCCGCAGCGGACGCGCCTTGGAGCAATTCGCCAAAGTCGATACCTTTGTCTTCGACAAAACCGGCACCCTTACCCAAGGCGACATTGCTATCTGTGGCGTAAAAACCGTGAATGGCATGACTGCTGAGCGCGTGCTGGAACTCGCCGCCGCCGCCGAACAGCGCTTGACGCACCCCGTCGCCTCCGCTTTAGTCCGCTATGCCGAACAGCAAGGGGTTGCCCTGCTGCCGCGCGGTGAGTGGAGTTATGAAGTCGGTTTGGGTGTGCGGGCAGAAATTGACGGACAGACGGTTTTGGTGGGAAGCAAGCGCTACCTGCAGCAGGAAGGCATCTGCATGACTTGCCTGTATGAAGAACATCCAGACCTGCAAACCGGCTCACTGATTTATGTTGCCAGTGATGGCAAGTTACGCGGCGTCATTCAGTACACCGATCCCCTGCGTCCGGAAACCCTGGAAGTGATCGACGCACTCCAGAATCAAGCCGGTATGGAAATTCACTTGCTAACCGGCGATAACTGGAACCGCGCCAAGGCTGTGGCCGCTCAATTGGGCATTCCACATGAGTGCACTCATGCCGAAGCATTTCCCGAAATGAAGGCAACAGTTGTGCGCCAGTTGCACGAAGCCGGTCAGACGGTGGCGTTCATCGGCGATGGCATCAATGATTCTGCCGCCTTGGCGTATGCGGATCTGTCCATCTCCTTTGGCGATGGTTCGGATGTCGCCCGCGAAACCGCTGATGTGGTGCTGATGACGAATGATTTGCGAGGACTTGTAGAAGCGATCGCAATTGCGCGTCAAGCAATGGGGCTAATTCATCAAAACACCGGCATTGTAGCGATCCCCAACCTGGCTGGCTTACTGTTAGCCGGTACTGTGGGACTCAACCCAATGGCGGCAACAGTGGTGAACAACGGTTCCAGTGTGATTGCCGGCGTCAACGGTTTGCGCCCCCTGCTGAACTCAAAAGTCGGCAGTTGACTACGGACTAGGTACTAGGGAAGAGAGGGAGAAGGGGAGAAATGCCCATACCTTTAGGTTGGCGTAGCCTTGCCCCATGCCCCATCCCCCATTCCCAAATTAAGTTTTTCTACTTTCAATGGAGGAAATGAATCATGTTATTTGGTTTAGACGATTTGTTTGAAGATTTTGGTCTTCCTGCACTTGTTGTCGGTGTCGGTGCGGCAATTTTAGCACCTGTGTTGATTCCGGTTGGTAAGCCCTTAGCAAAATCAGCCATAAAAGGCAGTATTGCCCTTTATGAAAAAAGCAAGGGTGTATTTGCAGAAGTTGGAGAAGCTTTTGAGGATCTCGTCGCTGAATCTAAAGCAGAACTTGCTGACGCCCAAAATCAACAAGATTTGAAATCAGCCGCAATTCCAACTCAAGCCCGTCCCGTAACTGAATGAGCCTAGAAATCGGGAGAAGGAAGCAACTTTTTTCTCTAGTTCTCTAATCCTGATTTCCTAAATTTCTACTTTCAAAGTTTGCAGTAAATAGGAGAACAAAGACATGGCCATCGGAGAATTTTTTGAAGAACCGGGCGTTTTATTAGAAGAAGCTGGCGCACCTGGTTTGGCTGTTGGTTTGGGTGCTGTATTGCTTGCACCTGTTTTGATTCCTTTTGTTGCCGGTATTGGCAAACCCATCGCCAAAGCAGCGATTAAAGGCGGCATTGCTTTCTTTGAAAAAACCAAAGGTGCATTCGCCGAAGTCGGCGAATCCGTTGAGGATCTCGTCGCTGAAGCTAGAGCAGAAATGGCTGAAAAACAAGCGCAAAATATCGTAAACGGGGAAACCCATTCTGAGCCGACAACCGATTATCCCGGCAGCTAGAAAACTGGTTAGGGGAATGAGAAGAATAACACTTCCTAATTCCCCTAACCCACTTTTTCCAAGTTTAAAAGTTAGAACTTTTAAATGTTTTCACCGTTCAAGTTATGTAGGAGAAACTTGTAAAAATATGAATATAGCTGTTGGAAATCATACTAAATCTTTACCGACGATGAATAGCTCGAATTTTAAACCCCTGAATCAACTGATCCACACTCGCGTTGTGAGTCAAACACCAGGCCGACTAAGGTTGAAAATATCTGAACCACACCGGAAGCAGGGCGAAATGGCAGA encodes the following:
- a CDS encoding response regulator, producing MKITTKCIGSSAIVVSLVAFLLIGGDIFIRQAEESAQASRARTTQALNAILQLNASLSDQVKALKDLILLSRDAANVGAYKQALSEFTKALDKLENIMPQAASEVQLVRRRHKFLLDLANGLIERPPSEKPLGLTQSQQDFRTINSFEKDINLYLDFLADQLLEQDALEEEEFDQFKQTTRSRRQIIIVIILLIFIAQLVLILLPVIRSIQQLQLGAAQIGTGNLDYRLDIQTKDEVEQLANAFNQMAVTLTESYGSLELKKEAADAANRAKSEFLANMSHELRTPLNGILGYAQILQRSKNLTGKQRDGVDIIYQCGSHLLTLINDILDLSKIEARKMELDNSDFHFPSFLQGVEEICRIRAEQKEIAFVYQPTTTLPTAIHADEKRLRQVLINLLGNAIKFTNIGGVNFQVSVIERYPSVIDSENKTPDLLEDNKKQKTNYKIRFQITDTGLGMSPEQLENIFLPFEQVGDTKKQAEGTGLGLAISQKIVQMMDSSIQVQSELGKGSVFWIDLDLPALTNWTETAKVAEEGKIISFAGKKRKILVVDDKWENRSVIVNLLEPIGFEVAEASNGEEGLEKALQFQPDLIITDLVMPVLDGFEMMRRLRVSPQLKDLVVIVSSASVFAKDQHKSLEAGGNDFIPKPIQAEQLLQKLQKYLQIEWIYETFQKQPAQQQEITSSNNFTPNVCSVPEAEITGITGSKRKILIVDDQWKNRSVITNLLEPIGFEIAEAGNGQEGLDKAAQFQPDVIITDLAMPGMDGLELTQQIRRVSHLKDAVIIVSSASVLKTDQHQSLEAGANDFLAKPVQAKDLLEKLQRHLGQELFYKELRVPAQVVDANCKEVLTKTKLISPSPEQIETLFQLAVRGNMKGVLKEAALLEQSDEKFLPFLAQVRLYAKNFQEQELSEFLSQYRDEKIQVSN
- a CDS encoding phosphate/phosphite/phosphonate ABC transporter substrate-binding protein; its protein translation is MKRRNFVSYSLLFLTGCTTSKLAETQRSKSSVQETAIQAENELATINMALIPWQVSVEQEEKLKPLTDYLTQKLNRPFKFQIAPNYKTAVDLLVEGKVELAYLGASTYIEARLRDPNVEPLAAPINKHTGRPWYTAVIIANSAQGIKTIADLKGKRFAFVNKLSTSGYIVPMAHFLDNGIDPEGEFAEVIFAGSHDKAKAMLLEGKVDAIAEDRQSYTEQQKEGSFDPEKYKIIWESTPIPSLPIVASSKLSPELKNTLKKALIDAPDGLVDPTGAVGAGYTSVEDSDYDIIRKLQKRINTK
- a CDS encoding HMA2 domain-containing protein; translated protein: MTELNVQCPQTGLQIVHAIPGRLRLRAVGSASESALETVAQRLRQQEGIYKVNINLQTGSLLATFDENRLPLQQLLGMLKQKGVSVAPSPSEDLPLPELWEPVSAALSATQLDSAIPLIVGMLITQRLGIQGLPAIPLYLIAAGTTRQVIDEQGITGLIQQPLIAESSTQNPTSEIQHRLVHAVPGRLRFHVPRLADDAVYTRRIERLIESAAGVTGVRVNQTTASLIVSYKAGSVSLLQMQSRLEALIEQAKVAGLPKIPQPAEDSTSVPEPASEMANAAVPYNGRVQHSPQPAPEPALAVSNGRVQTLPPRSMAVSPVSVKILKKLVLTDTSATRKKPSFWDSYKPPALKASLAFLANLY
- a CDS encoding heavy metal translocating P-type ATPase; this encodes MTQAMVKLAPQANTISRVISAAENEKSALVNGNNHAKIGHSVKTNGHKKSELLGVACSVVHAVPGRLRFRVPRLINDPEYAHRLEVLASSAAGVTSVRIKPSAASVAISYNPQGISEAKMRSALVNLIQQASTAILPQELSKTSKHEPEKAESSSWSGLKLPVLATTLAILGGPFGLPIPAVLVGSTIAMTSLPVAKRAWDSVRNDRKLNIDFLDFSAIAITTLQGHFMAPSLMLCLIEAGDAIRERTARSSERQTLDLLDSLADFVWVERDGEKVEVSIHDVQRGDTVIVYPGEQVPVDGRVLRGKATIDQQKLTGESMPVIKEPGQEVYASTLVREGQIYVVAERVGSDTRAGQSIKLMQDAPVHDTRIENYAAKIADRAVLPTILLAGIVFGATRNLARAAAVLTLDFATGIRVSVPTTVLAALTSAARRGILIRSGRALEQFAKVDTFVFDKTGTLTQGDIAICGVKTVNGMTAERVLELAAAAEQRLTHPVASALVRYAEQQGVALLPRGEWSYEVGLGVRAEIDGQTVLVGSKRYLQQEGICMTCLYEEHPDLQTGSLIYVASDGKLRGVIQYTDPLRPETLEVIDALQNQAGMEIHLLTGDNWNRAKAVAAQLGIPHECTHAEAFPEMKATVVRQLHEAGQTVAFIGDGINDSAALAYADLSISFGDGSDVARETADVVLMTNDLRGLVEAIAIARQAMGLIHQNTGIVAIPNLAGLLLAGTVGLNPMAATVVNNGSSVIAGVNGLRPLLNSKVGS
- a CDS encoding DUF5132 domain-containing protein; amino-acid sequence: MLFGLDDLFEDFGLPALVVGVGAAILAPVLIPVGKPLAKSAIKGSIALYEKSKGVFAEVGEAFEDLVAESKAELADAQNQQDLKSAAIPTQARPVTE
- a CDS encoding DUF5132 domain-containing protein, whose protein sequence is MAIGEFFEEPGVLLEEAGAPGLAVGLGAVLLAPVLIPFVAGIGKPIAKAAIKGGIAFFEKTKGAFAEVGESVEDLVAEARAEMAEKQAQNIVNGETHSEPTTDYPGS